The Heyndrickxia vini genome contains a region encoding:
- a CDS encoding ROK family transcriptional regulator, which translates to MSLKGTPMEMKSINKKRVLQCIQDYAPISRAEISAKIKISKPTVSILVDELIQDNWVIEKGIGEASSQGGRRPIQLFFNDQAAYVIGIDIGGTKVKIIISDLSGNIVAENSFKTNEYLETGLLSQISNEVEWLINKEKIAQDTILGMGVGIPGITDTVSGLVVEAPSLNWFNYSFINEAKKYFSFPIYADNDVNVAALGEQWLGKAKNKNNVLFIAIGTGIGCGIIINNQLYRGSSSAAGEMGYMVTDKKDVKSNFKPVFYRYGYLESVAGGKSIGEKLTEKIRNQGEHPLFETVKNTELSAETAFKLAQAGDKIAQQIIDDATDHLSYGIVNAASLLNPEVIILGGGVSKSAEQILPNVREIVNQYLPSSVEIYTSQLGDNAGVLGAVSLFLREHESIIKHS; encoded by the coding sequence ATGAGCTTAAAAGGAACACCTATGGAAATGAAATCCATCAATAAAAAAAGAGTGCTTCAATGTATTCAAGACTACGCTCCCATATCGAGAGCGGAGATTTCAGCAAAAATTAAAATTAGTAAACCGACCGTATCGATATTGGTGGATGAACTTATACAAGATAACTGGGTAATTGAAAAAGGAATTGGTGAAGCCTCCTCCCAAGGAGGAAGAAGGCCGATACAATTATTTTTTAATGATCAGGCGGCTTATGTTATCGGGATCGATATTGGTGGAACAAAAGTAAAAATAATCATCAGTGATTTAAGTGGCAATATTGTAGCTGAAAATAGTTTTAAAACAAATGAATATTTGGAAACGGGGTTGTTAAGTCAAATTTCCAATGAGGTGGAGTGGTTAATCAATAAGGAAAAGATTGCACAAGACACAATCCTAGGGATGGGAGTTGGGATACCGGGAATCACGGATACTGTAAGTGGCTTAGTAGTGGAGGCACCTAGTTTAAATTGGTTCAATTATTCTTTTATTAACGAAGCGAAAAAATATTTCTCATTTCCCATTTATGCTGACAATGATGTGAATGTTGCTGCCCTTGGTGAACAATGGCTTGGCAAGGCCAAAAATAAGAATAATGTTCTCTTTATTGCTATTGGGACAGGGATAGGATGCGGCATTATTATTAATAATCAACTGTATCGCGGTTCCTCCAGTGCCGCGGGAGAAATGGGTTATATGGTAACTGATAAAAAAGATGTGAAAAGCAATTTTAAACCTGTTTTTTATCGATATGGCTATTTAGAAAGTGTAGCCGGAGGAAAATCAATTGGGGAAAAACTAACTGAGAAGATTCGAAACCAAGGTGAGCATCCATTATTTGAAACAGTAAAAAACACTGAATTAAGTGCGGAAACTGCTTTTAAATTAGCACAAGCCGGTGACAAAATAGCCCAGCAAATTATAGATGACGCAACTGATCATTTAAGCTATGGAATTGTCAATGCTGCCAGTTTGTTAAATCCGGAGGTCATTATTTTAGGAGGTGGTGTTTCGAAATCAGCTGAACAAATTTTACCTAATGTACGTGAAATTGTGAATCAATATCTTCCGAGTTCAGTAGAAATCTACACATCACAGTTAGGAGACAACGCAGGGGTTTTAGGAGCTGTTTCACTATTTTTACGAGAACATGAAAGTATCATTAAACATTCATAA